A DNA window from Halanaerobium saccharolyticum subsp. saccharolyticum DSM 6643 contains the following coding sequences:
- the pduB gene encoding propanediol utilization microcompartment protein PduB: MDDKKINELVNEVLNRIQKSEDEKSTEKKVEKSANKKGGEAKLNLANEVTEFIGTTIGDTIGLVIANLDPKLREMMGIDKKYRSLGIIGARTGAGPQIYAADEAVKASNTEVVKIELPRDTKGGAGHGSLIVFGAEEVSDARRAVQVCLEELDRTFGDVYANEAGHLEFQYTARASKALNKAFGAPEGKAFGISVGAPAAVGVVMADVAVKAATIDVIGFASPADGTSLTNECILFFSGDSGAVRQAVIAAREVGLKLLGSLGDKPESVTKPYI; encoded by the coding sequence ATGGATGATAAGAAGATTAATGAACTTGTTAATGAGGTATTAAACAGGATTCAAAAATCTGAAGATGAAAAAAGTACAGAAAAAAAAGTTGAAAAGAGCGCAAATAAAAAAGGTGGTGAAGCTAAATTGAATCTGGCTAATGAAGTAACTGAATTTATAGGAACAACTATTGGAGATACAATTGGTCTTGTTATTGCAAATCTTGATCCTAAATTAAGAGAAATGATGGGTATTGATAAAAAATATCGCTCTTTAGGTATTATTGGTGCGAGAACTGGTGCAGGTCCTCAGATATATGCTGCAGATGAAGCGGTAAAAGCTTCAAATACTGAGGTAGTAAAAATAGAGCTTCCAAGAGACACTAAGGGTGGAGCAGGTCACGGTTCCTTAATTGTCTTTGGAGCTGAAGAAGTTTCTGATGCTAGAAGAGCAGTCCAGGTATGTTTAGAAGAACTTGATCGTACATTTGGTGATGTTTATGCAAATGAAGCAGGTCACTTAGAGTTTCAGTATACAGCAAGAGCAAGTAAAGCATTAAATAAAGCTTTTGGTGCTCCTGAGGGTAAGGCATTTGGTATTAGTGTTGGTGCTCCAGCTGCAGTTGGGGTTGTTATGGCAGATGTAGCTGTAAAAGCAGCAACAATAGATGTTATTGGTTTTGCTAGTCCAGCAGATGGTACCAGTCTAACTAATGAGTGCATATTATTCTTCAGTGGTGATTCCGGTGCAGTTCGTCAGGCAGTAATTGCTGCAAGAGAAGTCGGATTAAAACTCCTCGGCAGTTTAGGTGATAAACCTGAATCAGTAACTAAACCATATATTTAA
- a CDS encoding BMC domain-containing protein, translated as MGREALGLVETIGFVAAIKAADAMVKSANVKLVGYEKIGSGLITVMVRGDVGATKAATDAGAAAGRKVGEVVSVHVIPRPHEDVDLLLQQE; from the coding sequence ATGGGTAGAGAAGCTTTAGGGCTTGTTGAAACTATTGGTTTTGTAGCTGCTATAAAAGCTGCTGATGCTATGGTTAAGTCAGCGAATGTTAAATTAGTTGGGTACGAGAAAATAGGTTCTGGATTAATTACCGTTATGGTAAGAGGTGATGTCGGAGCTACCAAAGCTGCTACAGATGCCGGGGCTGCTGCGGGTAGAAAGGTTGGAGAAGTTGTCTCCGTACATGTAATTCCACGCCCCCATGAAGATGTAGATTTACTTCTTCAACAAGAATAA
- a CDS encoding response regulator, which yields MYKIMIVDDEYLERKALSIILKNRCSVKDIEIVGKVANGEEAIEIAKENEIDIIFIDIRMPKKDGLQAIKEIKSILPEARFVIMTAYDEFEYVQEALKLNIEEYLLKPVKPEKVNSVIEKIVEKIKKRREEEQVKEKLKEKLDMVLPYIKMSFVFDLIFLDIDTVEEIKNRTSFFNINDLPSAVMIADIDKFARRTVDQDEIERQLLKKKVFSIIKEFAVDYPSLMIVPMSSDKIIILYFGNQIYDNKHIKNWLRQIANKMVDNIKERTNFTIKIGIGSYYDDPKVVGRSYYEALGAIRNSFLLGERSVIHWEDVKNQDYEDLAYPYDIERKLLEKLKSNKTNQLLELIDTLFENWQIDDNFNSMLVKSRLLELLGVLSRSAVEAGANYKDVSPVNYKYTQQLFDINTIIDLKEWLYSLCIKLFKKINEVDEKFKEKIIYGGVKYINLNYTNDISLSEAAEVSNLSVHYFSRVFKKEMGCTFKEYITTLRIESAKRKLKNEDENISNIAKEVGYNNSGYFSRVFKEYEGISPSTYRNS from the coding sequence ATGTACAAAATAATGATAGTGGATGATGAGTATCTAGAAAGAAAGGCCCTTTCAATTATTTTAAAAAACAGATGCTCTGTAAAAGACATAGAAATAGTTGGAAAAGTTGCGAATGGTGAAGAAGCTATAGAAATTGCAAAAGAGAATGAAATCGACATTATATTTATTGATATTAGAATGCCCAAAAAGGATGGACTACAAGCTATAAAAGAAATAAAAAGTATTTTACCTGAGGCGAGATTTGTTATTATGACAGCTTATGATGAGTTTGAATATGTTCAAGAAGCATTAAAACTTAATATAGAAGAATATCTTTTAAAACCTGTAAAACCAGAAAAGGTAAATTCTGTAATAGAAAAAATAGTTGAAAAAATAAAAAAAAGAAGAGAAGAAGAGCAGGTAAAAGAAAAGTTGAAAGAAAAACTAGATATGGTGCTTCCCTATATTAAAATGTCTTTTGTTTTTGATCTTATTTTCTTAGATATAGATACTGTTGAAGAAATTAAAAATAGAACTAGCTTTTTTAATATAAATGATCTTCCTTCAGCTGTAATGATTGCTGATATAGATAAGTTTGCAAGAAGAACTGTTGATCAAGACGAAATAGAAAGACAGCTCTTAAAAAAGAAAGTTTTCAGTATAATAAAAGAATTTGCCGTTGATTATCCTTCTTTAATGATTGTTCCAATGTCAAGTGATAAAATTATAATATTGTATTTTGGTAATCAAATATATGATAATAAACATATAAAAAATTGGTTGAGGCAAATTGCTAATAAAATGGTAGATAATATCAAAGAAAGAACTAACTTTACAATTAAAATAGGAATAGGAAGTTATTATGATGATCCTAAAGTAGTTGGTCGATCTTATTATGAAGCTTTAGGAGCAATTAGAAATTCTTTTTTGCTGGGAGAAAGATCTGTAATTCATTGGGAAGATGTTAAAAATCAAGATTATGAAGACTTAGCTTATCCTTATGATATTGAGCGCAAATTATTAGAAAAATTAAAATCTAATAAAACAAATCAATTATTAGAGTTAATAGACACGCTTTTTGAAAATTGGCAGATAGATGATAATTTTAATTCAATGCTTGTAAAGTCCAGATTATTGGAATTATTGGGGGTTTTATCACGTTCAGCAGTAGAAGCAGGTGCAAACTATAAAGATGTTTCACCAGTAAATTATAAATATACGCAGCAGCTTTTTGATATTAATACTATAATTGATTTAAAAGAGTGGCTTTACTCATTATGTATTAAACTCTTTAAAAAAATTAATGAAGTAGATGAAAAGTTTAAAGAAAAGATAATTTATGGTGGGGTTAAATATATTAATTTGAATTATACAAATGATATTTCTTTAAGTGAAGCAGCAGAAGTATCGAATTTAAGTGTGCATTATTTTAGCCGGGTTTTTAAAAAAGAAATGGGATGTACATTTAAAGAATATATTACAACATTAAGAATAGAATCAGCGAAGAGAAAATTAAAAAATGAAGATGAAAATATTTCTAATATAGCAAAAGAGGTTGGATATAATAATTCTGGATATTTTAGTAGAGTTTTTAAAGAATACGAAGGAATCTCACCTTCCACATATAGAAATTCTTAG
- a CDS encoding sensor histidine kinase yields MININTNYTLNELINIEILQGIQDKFADATGLAAVIVNREGIPVTRPSNFTSFCSSVRSCSKGFQKCKLSDSQGGINAKERGKPAPYVCEHGLIDVAAPIILENSFIGTILCGQIISEEEGREKTLNRVKERVKDHDIDFEILKEKFNDLEVMPREKIIAAAEFLSLSANYIAKMGLVNIYQQELIEESRNRRQLEEHLRTKQLKILQSQVNPHFLFNVLNSIARLALIENAQETEDVTYALSDLLRYSLRNIEEIVNLEDELNCVNDYIVIQKKRYRDQFKFEIDIDKELYDINIPLLSIQPLIENAIIHGFKERDSGTIEIKAKVEKEKVVIIVKDDGGGISSNILNNILTSEDENKERITTHITGIGVNNVHKRLNYYFGNEYGLEINSQLGQGTEVKINLPKNNV; encoded by the coding sequence GTGATAAATATTAATACTAATTATACTTTAAATGAATTAATTAATATTGAAATTTTACAGGGGATACAGGATAAATTTGCTGATGCAACAGGGTTAGCAGCTGTAATTGTTAATCGAGAAGGAATACCTGTCACAAGGCCCAGTAATTTTACTTCTTTTTGTAGTTCAGTTAGATCATGCAGCAAAGGATTTCAAAAATGCAAATTATCTGATTCTCAGGGAGGTATAAATGCTAAAGAACGTGGGAAACCAGCTCCTTATGTTTGTGAGCATGGTCTGATAGATGTTGCTGCGCCTATTATTTTGGAAAACAGTTTCATAGGTACTATTTTATGTGGACAGATAATTTCAGAAGAGGAAGGAAGAGAAAAAACACTAAATCGGGTTAAAGAAAGAGTTAAAGATCATGATATTGATTTTGAAATTTTAAAAGAAAAATTTAATGATCTTGAAGTTATGCCTCGTGAAAAAATAATAGCTGCAGCAGAGTTTCTTTCTTTATCAGCAAATTATATAGCTAAAATGGGATTAGTCAATATTTATCAACAAGAATTAATAGAAGAATCTAGGAATAGAAGACAATTAGAAGAGCATTTAAGGACTAAACAATTAAAAATACTACAATCACAAGTAAATCCTCATTTTTTATTTAATGTTCTTAATTCAATTGCAAGATTAGCTTTGATCGAAAATGCTCAAGAAACTGAAGATGTTACTTATGCTCTTTCTGATCTGTTAAGATATAGTTTGAGAAATATAGAAGAAATAGTCAATTTAGAGGATGAATTAAATTGTGTTAATGATTATATTGTAATTCAAAAAAAGCGTTATCGTGATCAATTTAAGTTTGAAATTGACATTGACAAAGAACTATATGATATAAATATTCCTTTATTATCTATTCAACCATTAATAGAAAATGCGATCATTCATGGGTTTAAGGAAAGAGACTCCGGGACTATTGAAATAAAAGCGAAAGTAGAGAAAGAAAAAGTTGTAATAATTGTTAAAGATGATGGCGGTGGAATAAGTAGTAATATTTTAAATAATATTTTAACTTCTGAAGATGAAAATAAAGAAAGAATAACTACTCATATTACTGGTATTGGAGTCAATAATGTGCATAAAAGATTAAATTATTATTTTGGTAATGAATATGGCCTTGAAATTAATAGTCAATTAGGTCAGGGAACAGAAGTTAAAATTAATCTACCCAAAAATAATGTTTAG
- a CDS encoding iron-containing alcohol dehydrogenase, translating into MSDYYDYMLPTVNFMGAGCVEVVGERCKILGAEKVLLVTDDYLNSLESGPVQIVGDYLNKSGLEYVIFDGVTPNPKDKDVYAGLEIYEKENCDMIVTVGGGSPHDCGKAIGVAATHDGDLYQDYAGIEKLENETPPMVCVNTTAGTASEVTRHAVITDTSQTPNVKFVIVSWRNTPDVSINDPELMVDKPAGLTAATGMDALTHALETYVSTGANPLTDAAALEAMKLIAENLRNAVYNGQDIEARENMANASVLSGFAFNNGGLGYVHAMAHQLGGFYDMPHGIANAILLPYVEKFNLGAKLERFAKIAEIFGVNTEGMSTREAAESSLEAIKQLAKDIGIPTSLSESKFDIKKEDFEEMAKYALEDGNAGTNPRKGTVEQVKSIFEDAM; encoded by the coding sequence ATGTCAGATTATTACGATTATATGTTACCAACAGTTAATTTTATGGGTGCCGGTTGTGTAGAAGTAGTTGGAGAGAGATGTAAAATTTTAGGAGCTGAAAAAGTTTTATTAGTTACTGATGATTATTTAAACAGTTTAGAATCAGGACCAGTCCAGATAGTTGGAGATTATTTAAATAAATCTGGCTTAGAATATGTTATTTTTGATGGGGTAACTCCAAATCCTAAAGATAAAGATGTATATGCAGGATTAGAAATTTATGAAAAAGAAAATTGTGACATGATTGTTACAGTTGGTGGAGGAAGTCCACATGATTGTGGTAAAGCAATTGGGGTAGCAGCTACCCACGATGGTGACTTGTATCAGGATTATGCGGGGATTGAGAAACTAGAAAATGAAACACCACCGATGGTCTGTGTTAATACAACAGCGGGAACTGCTAGTGAAGTTACCAGACACGCTGTAATTACTGATACTTCTCAGACTCCAAATGTGAAATTTGTAATTGTTAGTTGGAGAAATACTCCTGATGTTTCAATAAATGATCCGGAGTTAATGGTTGATAAACCAGCTGGACTTACAGCAGCTACTGGAATGGATGCTTTAACTCATGCTTTAGAGACTTATGTTTCTACAGGTGCTAATCCTTTAACTGATGCAGCAGCCTTAGAGGCAATGAAGCTGATAGCTGAAAATCTGAGAAATGCTGTTTATAATGGTCAGGATATTGAAGCAAGAGAAAATATGGCTAATGCTTCAGTTCTTTCAGGTTTTGCTTTTAATAACGGTGGTTTAGGTTATGTTCATGCAATGGCCCATCAATTGGGTGGATTCTATGATATGCCGCATGGTATTGCAAATGCAATCTTACTTCCTTATGTAGAAAAGTTTAATTTAGGAGCTAAATTAGAACGTTTTGCAAAGATAGCAGAAATATTTGGTGTAAATACTGAGGGAATGTCTACAAGAGAAGCGGCAGAATCTTCTTTAGAGGCAATAAAACAGCTAGCTAAAGATATTGGAATTCCTACTTCTTTAAGTGAATCAAAATTTGATATTAAAAAAGAAGACTTTGAAGAAATGGCGAAATATGCATTAGAAGATGGTAATGCAGGAACTAACCCAAGAAAAGGAACTGTAGAACAGGTAAAATCTATTTTCGAAGATGCAATGTAA